The nucleotide sequence TATCTTTTAGTCAGCACAGAAGACTGCAGCTTTCTCAGAAGAGGCAATCTTGGGCTAGATTTGGGATAGCATCCCTGGGAGACAGATGAACCAGCTTTATGTGCAGATAGGCTGGTTGCTGAACGTAGAGCTTCCAGAGGTTTCACTGTGCCAATAGCCACAAAGGACAGCTCAAGCTGTCTGTCAAGCAGCCTTAGCAAACTGACAAGATAAGggcttgggtttgggtttttatgtGACCGTATGAGCCTGTTAGATTaaatggtgctttttttttttttttgcaaggctCCTTTTTACTAATGGCTCTCAAATTCATTCAGCATGTCTGAAACTGTCTCATAATTTGCCTCCTTCCTTGCTGTAAGCAGTGTAACTGTGCTGAGTTGGAGGACTGGTCACCCATATCAGACTTGGCAACCATATCAGTTTCCTTGTTGCTATATCCTTGGCAAAATTATTTAGATTAATATAACAGTTGTTGCCTGtggccaggtgctgctgctgaggggtATTTGGAGCGGGAGGATTCTGTGGGAAAGATCCTGGGGTTGTGAGGGTTGTGGGGTTGTGCCACCTGAGGTGGCAGACACAGCCACCTCCAGCTGGTGTGACAAAGCTGAGCGTGTCAGTGATGCTGGTAGAGCCTCTCTAGAAACCTGTGTAAGAAAGGGCAAAAGTTGTTGTTCAGCAGCTGTGAGAGAGAAGTGAgaaaatgtgagagaaacagctctACAAACCCCAGAGAAGGAGGTCCAGGTTCCAGAGTAGATATTCCCCTCAGAGGGTGGCTGGGTGGGCAGCTGTGGCCACCCAAGGTCAGCCCACCCCAACAGACCATCAGGGTGGAGGGAAAGTCTTCTACCTCCCTAACCCTGGCAGACCCAGCTCTTCATCAGCTTCGTGTCGTCTCCAGGTCTGAGCCCACAGGACCCAATGTTCCTATCCAAAAGAGAGACTCCTAGATGGGCATCTTCCAAGCCTACCATAGGCCCAGTGCTGAACACCGGGCCCAAAAGACACGTTTCCTCTTCATACTTAATCaaatcttccctttccccttgcCTGTTTTTTACTTCCAGAGGAAAGATGGCAGAATGCCAGCCACACCTATGCATTCAGATGTCAGACTCCAGTACAAATGGCATTCCCAGCAGAAAGCAGTCCTCACCAGACTTTGCTGGCAAGGCAGGAAGCATGCTTACCTTCCACAACATCTGCTACCGTGTGAAGACAAAGACTGGGTTCCTGTGTTTCCGAAAAACCGCTGATAAAGAAGTTCTGAGGGATGTCAAGTACGTATTTAAACATCTCTCTAGAATACATGtaggttttatttctgtccaGAGAGTTGACTTTACTCGTGTCACTGAGCCATTCAGCACAATATGCAGATTGAGATTTAGAAGAATTATTTGTATATGTGGTTGCCTTGTGtttgctgccagctgtgcttAAACCCAGGCCCTCAGTCACTGGGCTGAGCCTGTACATCAGAGAGCTCACTTCCCCTGGCCCTGGGGTACAGCCCTCCTGGTTGCTATCAGCACGAGGCacaccagccagctctgctcgCTCTACACTACCTGGCAatcctcccactgtgccagggtGTTTAGCTGAGATACCAACAGCCTGTCCCCCACACTTGTGTCTCCTTCCCTCAGGTGGCCTTGGGAAAGGTtaatttttgggggggtttaaCTTAAAATGTTTAACACATTAATATATATGAGGGTTAGGTTAACTTTGAAGAGATGTAAAGGTTTCTGggtttttggcatttttttgttgagttcttttggtgttttttccccaACAGTGAGCACTACTGCAGTAAAGCAGTCATGTCATTATGGCCTTTGTTCAAATAATCAGTGAATAAAGTTTGCCCATTCACAGTTCAGTAAATTCAGTGGCAAGTGTTCATACAATATGCCATTTCAAATTACCCGTGACTTTCAGCTCTCCAACTCCAGTTTCTATCATAAATATTCACCCTTTTGTGTAACTCTGTCTGTCCTGCTCTTTGCCCAGGGAATTTCCACACCTGCTAAACATGAGCTCTTAAAGGTTTTGTTGCTTTCCTCAAAAGCCATGTGTTGTGGTACCTCAGTTGACTCACATGGGTCATTTGTGACTTTTTCCATCTGGCTTTTGAGTTTCATGGGGCTTTAATGCCAGATACAGAGAAACTATCAACTGCATTTTAAGTACAGACAAATCCCTAGTTTATTCTGTCTACAGGGACCATTATTCTCTCTGTTGAGAGAACAGAATATGGCTAAAGCAAGTGCATGCTTCTCTTGTAGAGATCCATGGGGTAAAAATATATGTACAGATTTTGCTACATTTTAGTCATGTTTCTGTGCTTAGGAATAAAAGTTAAGGTGAAATCTGATCATAAATATTGCTTGTGATTAGGCATCTTTATTAATTCCAAAATTAATGGGATGCAGAAAGTAGTAGTACAGATAAGTTACACTGGCCTACCAGTTGAAACAGGCAAAGAAATAACCCCACCCTAATTATTTTGTAAAACCTATCTGTTTTGTCTTACAGTGGCATCATGAAACCAGGACTGAATGCGATTTTGGGACCTACTGGCAGTGGTAAATCTTCGTAAGTGCCCCCTTTGCCCTCCACAGAAATTACCCCAAGGGGGAAATGAAACTGCACACTTCTAGCATAATGCACTTCTCTTTCAGAGAAAGAGTTTTTATTTAGGTCTGTGCAAACCTCACTGTTTTCCGAGAAATACTTGAATTCAAAAAAGGCAATCAGTTTGTATGAGAAAGGTGAAATTCAGTTTTAGTCCACACTTTGCTGGTACTTTGCTGACACTTGCTCCTTACACACCATTCTAGCTTAAAATCAAGTGATTGAAAAAATGGACACGAAACAGCACAGATCTCATTTCCTTAGGAAACCAGGACAAAAGAAACTCAGTCCTTGGAAGTTGCTGGGGTTTTTCTAAATTGCAAACATTTAATGTGATACGCTTTTAGGTAGCTCTTCGTTCCGTGAGCTGGGTTTATGGTTCAGAGAGCTTTGCCTCCTGCATGTTCATCTGACAAAGTAACCAACTTTCCCTTTAGGCTGCTCGACATTTTGGCTGCAAGGAAGGATCCCAATGGGCTCTCTGGTGACATTTTGATCAATGGAGCTCCTCAGCCTGCCAACTTTAAATGTACCTCTGGGTACGTAGTACAGGTAAGTAATTTTTATCACTGTGGATTCTACTGGGAGAAGTTGCTGCTGTGTTGCAAATACCTTGCCTTGACCCAAGAATCTAGGAAAACTCCTTAAAATTGCAGTCAGCATGTTACAGAAAGGCAGTCTCTCAAACCACATGTAAATCTCAACTTCCTGCAATTGACAGGTTCCCTTTGCAAGAGACAAGAAGATGGTATCTAAAaacctcccctccttcctcctttgaCAAACAAGTTGGGAACACCTTCATCCTAACCCACATGGACCCaacctctcttttccttccctcttttctccctgctctcaTCTGTGGTGGGCTGAGGCTGCATTGACAAACACACTGTGATAATGACCTGAGCTGTAGTTACTCCTTAGGCCCCTTCAGCCCTTCAGTCTCTCCCTTGACACCTCCAAAAAAATGAATAAGGTAAGAATTCATAAGGGATAGTTTTTAGCACTTTGCTCTTTATGCATTTTGATATCATGCATGATGGAGGCTGTTCCTATATGGCATTGCTTTATGAATTAAGGCAAATACAATTACGTACATGAAATCCACTCTCTGCTATGACACAGGCATTGAAGATGCACCTTACTGCATGTTCTGGCTGCTGCTACTGTTCCTCTGCATGCAAGGACAGCATAAAACATAGGTAGATGCAGTTCTCAGAGGAATAAATAGAAACTGCTGAGCAACCACTAAGtatctacctttttttttaatgaaggatGATGTAGTGATGGGAACCCTGACTGTAAGAGAAAACCTGAAGTTCTCAGCAGCACTTCGCTTGCCAAAGTCAgtgaaggagcaggaaaaagaTGAACGAGTGAATCAGATCATCAAGGAACTGGGTTTGAGCAAAGTGGCAGATTCCAAGGTAAAGCCTGTAAACAAGGTGCTTAAACCATGATCCAGTAGTAAGTGGTTTATTAATTAATCAAATGGCTCATCatggcagaataaaaaaaaagtaaacttcAACAGGCTGTTTCAGTAACACAGTAATTAATAACATTTCTGTATGGAGATCTGTACAGACTATGCTCATGCTGCCATATGGCATTacactgcagggaaagggaaaggtgaaaGGTGAAAGAGAAAGGTAGTGATTGGAGAAAAAGACAAGACCTCCAGCAATACTAACATCAAGAACCAGGCTGTGTGTGAGATAACATTTACATCTGCTCCTGAGAGTAGGGCCAAAATTCCTTACAACTCTCCCTAAATACTGCCGTGTGGGTAGGATGCTGTTCACTCAAGGATTTCTCTTTGGGCCAAATAAGACAAGTTTCTTGTTTTCTATCAGGTTGGCACCCAGTTCTCTCGCGGGGTGTCTGGAGGAGAGCGGAAAAGGACCAATATTGGGATGGAGCTCATCACGGATCCTGCCATCTTGTTTTTGGATGAGCCAACCACAGGACTTGATGCCAGCACTGCTAACGCTGTCCTACTGCTACTGAAAAGGTGATGGCCTTGGAAACAGCTTCCCATTCTCAGCACTCCACTCTGCTGTACTTCAGTTGTATTTGACTTGAATTACAGTTAGAATGAGCAAACAGGGAGTTCAGACATCTAATTATTTACCAGTGAGCCAAATATACAAAGAGGGTAGGAAAAAACCTGTTAATTCTCTCTCTCCAAAGTGAGAATTCTTTTCTCACACAGACACTGTAAATTTGgcccaaatattttcttttttcccctttcttctcccttctctggCATAGCAACTTAATCAGACTTCATCAAGACTTAACTGAACTTTCAAACTCATTATTATTCTCAAATTCTAAACACTGAATCAATTCTCAAAGCTGACATCTCTGTCATTCTTCACATTCAGGATGTCAAAACAAGGAAAGACAATCATCTTCTCCATCCACCAGCCTCGGTACTCCATATTCCGACTGTTTGACAACCTgacactgctggctgcagggagagtGCTGTACCATGGCCCGGCCCAGCATGCCATCCAGTACTTCCAGTCCATCGGTGAGCTCAGCTTCCAGCAGGGCCAACCTTTGGTTTGCACCAACTTGAGTAAAATGCCAGTAGCTCTGGGCCGGAATTGGACACAGCGTGTCCAAGCAAGCCCAGCATTGTAACAGGCTGAGCATTTCCCTGGGTGTGTCCTCTCTTGACCCACATGTGGATTTGGATGAGCTGTTCCTGGGTGCATCTTAATTAGAGAAAGCCCAGGCTAGGTCTGGGAAGAGCATGCTGCCAGCTGTCACCTCGCTTTTGCTGACAgtgctgcccagcagtgctgctcatcCCTCAGGAAATCATGGACTTTCCGAAGGCTGCCACGCCCTTGGTGCAGACTGCTCCGTGGGCAGGATGTGTGGCTATGCTCCTGACAGCCAAGCACAGCCCTTGGCCAGTCACACAACCCCACTCAGGGCTCGTAACACTGTCACCACAGGCTACCAGTGCGAGCCCTACAACAATCCCGCAGACTTTTTCCTGGACGTCATCAATGGAGACTCCACCGCCGTGGCAATGAACAAGGCTGATGAAAGTAACACAGGTATGAAACCCAGAGCTGAGTCAAGTTGTCCTAACgtgtgggaatgggaatttaAGAAACTGTTTTGTTAACCCTCAGCACAGAGAAAGAGCTTCTTTCATCTTCAAGGCAAAGCAGCTGAAGTCCTGCGGAACCAGAGACAATAAACCAGGACGATTGTTCCAGTTAAGGACATAATTTGATGCAGTTACGACTTGCATATTTTACCTAATGGAACAGTTTTTCCATTAGgaaattactgttttccttcctctgagcagggtgggaaggggtAGAGATAGGGTACCACTGCTCACCTGATGTTTCCCTGAAGTTGTGCAAAGGCAGAAATTATCCCCAAACTAACAAATCAGCTCTCACCTATTTTATGGAGCATGTTTTCTCATCCTTTTTTGCTGCCACTCACTAATAGCTTACCTCTTTTCCCAGGAGTGAAAGGGCAAATGAAGTAATGAATACTCTGTGTGCCCAAACACAGTTTCACTATATCTTTACCAAAGGAGCAGCCATCATTTTACAAAAATGCTGTGATCAGGCTCTGGCAAATATTATAACTGGCAACACACATCATATCTGCCATTGGAAAAGCCCACACTGCACTATAgttgagaaaaaaaggaggtcCAGCTGAAATTTATTTATGACCAAATTAGAAACATGCAGGATTACCTGGATCAAAAATCTGGGAAGTCCAGGATTATGTAATCAGATCTGTGAAACAGATCACTTACAGAAACTTTTGGGGGCAAAGGggatgtaaaaataattttttcattaaatgccATATTGCTGCCAGGTTGAAACTCCCTGGGCAGACAGGGGTTTGCCTGGTCAGAGTGCTGagaggctgctgcctgtgggacaGGTTGCACAGACAAACACAGAGGTTTGGTCTTATTTATACAGACTCTTATGAACTGCCTGCTACGGGACTGAGTGCAGTGAATCACTGGAACTACATGTGCATCTtaattcttctggttttttaatcttttcagcAGAGAGCACTGAAGAAAGCTCTGAATATGATAAAACAGTGGCTGAACAGTTAGCAGAAAAATACTCCAACTCTGCCTACTACCGAGAAACAAAAGCATATTTAGAGAGCGtttcttcaggaaataaaatgaaaaccaaaggAATTTTCCGGCAAATCACATATGCCAATTCCTTCCTTCACCAGCTGAAATGGGTGTCCAGGCgcacatttaaaaatctgataGGAAACCCTCAGGCTTCCATAGCTCAGGTAAGGCTATTTGCATCTATAATTTTGTTGTATACATTGAATTTATTCAGCTCCTGGATTATCAGGCAAATCATTGGGATGGTTTTGCCTCTTGATATTTTGACTGCAGTAAGCATCTGAAGAAAGAGTGCTCAAGATCTAGGAATGCGGGGATAGAAGGTGTCCTGAATGCTCCCAAATGTTGGACTGTTCAGTAATTAAGTTTGGACTAGTGAAAGACTTTGGGAGGCAAGacccttccttcccagcagggcattttgctgctcccagccagaaGCACATTAGGTCCCAAGCAGTTTCACACATTTTCTCAAGAACATTCTTCAGATTTGACTCTAATTGTCCAGACTCAGCACTGTGGGGTTTGGCCTCAAATCCTTTCCCCTGTCAGGAAAAGTTAACAGACTGCATTTGAATACTTTAAATTAAACTTCAGCACAAAATGAAGTGCTGGCAGTTGGCTCaagtgcaaaaatattttcacagtcTCGTAATGTGTGTGCTGTTTGGTCATTTGGCTGTTCATACTGGTGATGATGTCATCTGGATGAGGTGTCATGAAGTCCACAATGGGGTCTAACACCCACCATGGAAGATAAACACCAGGCTCTGTTAGTGCTGCTTTTTCAGAAGGATCAACACCGAAAGTGTTGACTCCTTCAAAGCTGCACATTGCcttcaaaaataaagaatgtaCGGCTGGTCTCTGCAGAGTGACTGATCCTCGGGAATCCCCTAATTCATGGACCAAACTCTGCCGTCACAGCACCACCAAAACTCCCACTGCAATTCTCAGCAGTTCTAGAGAAGCCAATAGAAAAATTGGCCTGTATCCAGGGGTATAAATTATCTTCATCATGGTTTATATAATGAGTGAATAAATGGTTGGTGTGGAGGTAAACGAGTCCAGAATCCCTGAGGTTAAAAGGCTTTGAGTACGTGTGTGTGCCTATATGTTGATACTATGGAGATCCTTAATAATTGCTTTGTAAAAGCCTGACCTTGTGACAAGAATTAGGCTCTCAAGAACCTCCTTAATAGCCTGAGGTTAATGGTCCTGACTTGTTTCTCACAATCTTTTTTATCTCCCCACTCTAATTAGGGATGGATTTGTCCAGCATTTTTTTAGGGGTACATGGCTCATTAAgcctttttttcattaatctgCTCCAATTTGGTCTTGCTTTCCACTGCAACTGGTTTAGGAGCTGAATTATCCCTGACATTTGCTCCTTTTGGCAGGATCTTAGCGAGAGGGTACCATGGATCAAGTTGTTTATGGTGTTAAGACTCATGCATTGCTCGGGCTTAAAAATGACAGAACTGCCTGATACCATCAGTTTTCCTGAGCTTTTTGTCATTTGCATTTAGCATTTAAAACGTGTGATGCACACACTTTAGTCTTTTAATTGACATCCTTGAGGCAGCTGTTATCTCTACTATTTAAATAGTTACAGACTGCAAATACCAGCACATCTGCAGTCCTGTCGTAGCATCTTGTTAAAAACAATCCCATTAATATGATGTCTGATAGAGCCCAGTAATTACACACTGTGGAGCATGAAAATAAGCTGTCTTCCTCATCCTGGCATTCAGGAAATGATAATGAAGCAATGATAATGATACTTcccctcctcttttctctttttcccatttaGGTGTGTGTTACAGCTTTTCTGGGACTGATTGTAGGTGCCATTTTCTTTGGACTTAAAGAGGACTCTACTGGACTACAGAACAGGTCAGTCAGTCTAGGTAATGGATACTCAAAAATTTGATAAAGCTCCCTTTAAAGGAGCCTAATACCTCTTTAAAGCAAGTGCTTCCCTTCACATCAGTAGGTAAGGCCAAGTCTATGTGACTTGGAAGCGAGGATGTGCTTTTGTCCCTCTAGCAAGGTCCCTGCAGAACTGAGAGGGTTAAAATGTACAGACTTGTGGCTACTTAAACCTAAAGCTTTAATCTTGCAACTGTTTCTATTCACACACCTGAATTTACCAGCAGTAAGGCACCTAAAGCTAGATTTTCAAATTATGCTGGTCTGTGTATCATTTTGACAGGGGTATGTACCTGACCTGACACGTGAGTTTGCAACTATGAAACCTCTGGGTTCTTAACCTTGAAACACGTCATAGAATCTACTTAAAAATGGCCAAGTTTTAAAGTGGGTATGAAGTGccttaaatttttttgtggaaaGGTGAAGACTACTTCTCATACTGCTTATTTCGTTCCTCACAGTTTGCAGCAGACCAATGCCTCACAATCTAAGAATCAGAATTCAACAAGTCAGGAAattgcattaagaaaaaaaccaaaccacaacccctcaaaaaaaaaaaccaaaaaaaacccaaacaaacaaaaaccaactcagttgattttctgtcttttgacTGCACCAGAAAACGTGCCATCCTTGCATGCCAAAAACTACTCTGTAGTGGAAACACTACATTTACATCCCATTTTCAACAACTGCTTGCTATTTTGCAGAGTGGGTGCAATGTTCTTTCTGACCACCAACCAGTGTTTCAGCAGCATCTCAGCTATTGAACTCTTTGTCgtggaaaaaaagatatttatgtAAGTAAAGCATACAAAAAGGTTATCAGGCACTACCGTTAGACAGTGAGATTGTCTGACATGCTGTAGCTGTCATTTAAGTACAGCTAGTGCAgagttttcaaattatttcactgaTAGTGCTCATTGCAAATGTACTCTGGTAGTCTGCTAGTGAGTTGTCTGCAAACACCCCAAAAGGTACCCATGATTACAAATGGCTCAGAGATTAATATTATTGACAcggcaggaaaaaaaacccttgaatACTCAATTTTGGCATTGATTAATAAGTTTTTGATTTGCTAGTGAGGGCAATGGATATAATCtaactggattttttaaagCTATGCATATTATGGcataaaaaatatgaaaattatgCCAACTTTACCTCTCTGTCTCAATGACGTGACACATAAATTTACTAAAAATCATGTGCACAAATCCCCATGTTTATTTGCATATGAAAATGTCACCAGTTCTGTACTGTGTGGCTTACTGGACAGTTGCATTACAGCCTAAGTATGaaagattttcttccattttgagaagaaaaattcatcCATTTTGAGCTAGAATTCATTTGTCTCCGGGTGAAAGTAATAAAACTAGTTTTTAGTGGTTAAATTTGTAATGTGCTGTACCTATCTCTGTGTTCCAGACATGAATATATCAGTGGGTACTACAGAACGTCTTCATACTTCATAGCAAAGCTAATGGCTGATTTAATACCCATAAGGACTCTGCCCAGCATCATCTTCACCTGCATAGTTTACTTCATGCTAGGCAAGTATGGCCACCTACAgcctcattccaaccccctcaATAAATCAGCATGGCACGTGCACTTGATAGATGTGTATGTACACATGGATATTTATATAGGTTTAAGCCCTACACTGGCATGGTAGTGGTTACTGAGCTTACTTGTAGCACACCATGTTGTTTTCTACAGAAAAGGCACAAAGATTTAAGCATTCATCAGAGAATCTGTGACATCTCTCATCTCCACTGTCCCTAGAAGGAAGCCATAACCATTACCACGTAGTTTTGATCTATTCCTTTTCATCTACAGCCATCTTGGCTTCTGATTGCTTTACTTTTCTGATCCTTGCAAGAACACCtaaaggaaaagcttttgttttaagATCTTAATACTGTGTGAATTAATACCAGCTTGTAGGCTTGGGTCTGAGTTTTTCCCCAAGCAATGGGACACAAGGACACATCAGCAAGAGGCTCTCAGACTGTGAAACTGGAGTGAGACAGGCCTTGCTAACAAATCCATAGCCACCCAAAGGCCGCTAGGTTCTTTAGGAGAGCTCTCTGCTGGAAACTAGTGGAATGCTGTACAGCTGCTGCTCACG is from Corvus moneduloides isolate bCorMon1 chromosome 5, bCorMon1.pri, whole genome shotgun sequence and encodes:
- the ABCG2 gene encoding broad substrate specificity ATP-binding cassette transporter ABCG2 isoform X1, which codes for MAECQPHLCIQMSDSSTNGIPSRKQSSPDFAGKAGSMLTFHNICYRVKTKTGFLCFRKTADKEVLRDVNGIMKPGLNAILGPTGSGKSSLLDILAARKDPNGLSGDILINGAPQPANFKCTSGYVVQDDVVMGTLTVRENLKFSAALRLPKSVKEQEKDERVNQIIKELGLSKVADSKVGTQFSRGVSGGERKRTNIGMELITDPAILFLDEPTTGLDASTANAVLLLLKRMSKQGKTIIFSIHQPRYSIFRLFDNLTLLAAGRVLYHGPAQHAIQYFQSIGYQCEPYNNPADFFLDVINGDSTAVAMNKADESNTAESTEESSEYDKTVAEQLAEKYSNSAYYRETKAYLESVSSGNKMKTKGIFRQITYANSFLHQLKWVSRRTFKNLIGNPQASIAQVCVTAFLGLIVGAIFFGLKEDSTGLQNRVGAMFFLTTNQCFSSISAIELFVVEKKIFIHEYISGYYRTSSYFIAKLMADLIPIRTLPSIIFTCIVYFMLGLKPTVEAFFIMMFTLVMVSYTATSMALAIAAGQSVVAIANLLMTITFVFMILFSGLLVNLTSVLSWLSWLKYFSIPRYGMTALQINELTNLNFCKSSNNTVLSSESRYQQIGQSPCTGEEYLESQGIDWSSWGLWQNHLALACMTIIFLIIAYLKLHFMKKFS
- the ABCG2 gene encoding broad substrate specificity ATP-binding cassette transporter ABCG2 isoform X2, translating into MAECQPHLCIQMSDSSTNGIPSRKQSSPDFAGKAGSMLTFHNICYRVKTKTGFLCFRKTADKEVLRDVNGIMKPGLNAILGPTGSGKSSLLDILAARKDPNGLSGDILINGAPQPANFKCTSGYVVQDDVVMGTLTVRENLKFSAALRLPKSVKEQEKDERVNQIIKELGLSKVADSKVGTQFSRGVSGGERKRTNIGMELITDPAILFLDEPTTGLDASTANAVLLLLKRMSKQGKTIIFSIHQPRYSIFRLFDNLTLLAAGRVLYHGPAQHAIQYFQSIGYQCEPYNNPADFFLDVINGDSTAVAMNKADESNTESTEESSEYDKTVAEQLAEKYSNSAYYRETKAYLESVSSGNKMKTKGIFRQITYANSFLHQLKWVSRRTFKNLIGNPQASIAQVCVTAFLGLIVGAIFFGLKEDSTGLQNRVGAMFFLTTNQCFSSISAIELFVVEKKIFIHEYISGYYRTSSYFIAKLMADLIPIRTLPSIIFTCIVYFMLGLKPTVEAFFIMMFTLVMVSYTATSMALAIAAGQSVVAIANLLMTITFVFMILFSGLLVNLTSVLSWLSWLKYFSIPRYGMTALQINELTNLNFCKSSNNTVLSSESRYQQIGQSPCTGEEYLESQGIDWSSWGLWQNHLALACMTIIFLIIAYLKLHFMKKFS